DNA sequence from the Labeo rohita strain BAU-BD-2019 unplaced genomic scaffold, IGBB_LRoh.1.0 scaffold_1616, whole genome shotgun sequence genome:
ACCTTCcagaatatgctgtttttttcaccagggaagtgtcatgtttactgtgttttaactttaaatatcacagtaaaactgcagttaCTGAGGTAAAAGCATGGTGGGTATCCTGTTTACAGtgttttaacctcaaatacCACAGTACAACTGcagttactgtggtaaaaaacatggtgtcatgtttactgttttaacataaaacatCACAGCACAACTGCAGCTGCTGTTGTAAGTGTTGTGGTTACCAtgattttactaaaaatacaacttacatctttgaacctgatatgaatataaaactGATGGAAGGTCCATGGCACATCACGTGACAGATAGAGTTTAATCCCCAAATTAGCAGGTGTGTTCGTTAAATGCAATGAAATGCAAAGACAGCCTCTGATGACAGATATAATTAAGCGAATAAACATATGGCGCTAATCTGATTAATAAAGAAGAcaggatacattttaaaacaagcaTTAAGCGTATTTACAACTACTCACCCAACCTGTAACACAGGTAAAGTGATGGCAAATATTGTGATGTGTACTGAATGAGACTTCCTGAACGTGATTTCATAGCGATCAATCGGCTGGTTTGAGATGAGCAAAATCTGTGCAGTACCGCTCACCGCGAAATGTGTGTGAAGAGTTTTGACAAAGTCATCAGAACCTGTGCTTTTTCACAGATGaactaaatgtaaacacaccAGAGGGATGcaaattctataaaaatctaaaatacacgtttgtattaaagtaaaaatggatgatacgtctttcgtatggaattaaatagcaagcactctgagtgtcttgttcatcatatttattttcatataagaacaacagagctgaaattatatcatgtttatcagcaacacagcacgtGAGTGTGATAACGCGTTATCTGCCTTTGATCTCGTAGGTATCTGTTCTACTTTGAGAGGTCAGAACTGTACTtcttgactgcacttatttcactcttcccctcactgcagccgcctactctcacctacatttcaggcgaggcgaggcgaggcgcatctcaaacgagcctatCATCTCATGTCCTTCGCATCTGTGTTCTGACGCGAAAAGTTTCCCATTGAAATCAATGTAGATCCCAGTTCGTTTTCATAGTGACGCTAAAGGTGCTTGACAGTTCTGCAGTTTTTGACGCCCTGAGAGTGAGAATGGGTTGTGAGCTCAGTCAACTTCCTCTTGTGCTCTGTGAGTATTATTTACTCTAAATGTATTTCCGTGGATTTGCTGttaaatgatgttttaatgtttctagGTTTATGTCTTTTCTTGCTGCTTTCAGTGTTTTAAATCCAGCTCTAGTCCGTAATAAATGTGAAAGATAAGTTTTGTACAGTtagtgtacatttaaatgcactCTGTTGTGTTGTAGATCAGTGTTTGTTCGGTCATTCAGTTTTGTATAATTGTGTTGAATCAGTTCTTTTAGTTTGTTATGCAGTTATTGTTGCTGTTGTCATAATATTCACTAGTACACAGTAAGAGTTTGTTTATTCTTCAGCTTGTGATCAGACAGTTCTCTGCAATGACCAAATCTATAAAACACCAGTCTGATATTTTCACGTTTATCTAGACACATATACAGTCCCCCATATGATATCttaatatttgttcatttttataattatcagCTCAATGTTTACGTATTAATGAGTTTTCTATTTGTGATTTTAGTGCTGATTTCAAACATCTACTCTCAACATACTGTAGGTGAGTCAGTTTGATTCATATATTTCCATGTTAAAAACCAACTGAGATTTGAGAAAttaccttttattattattttatgattataaatGCACCCATTAACAATTAACAAGTTGAATTATTCATGTGACAATTCTAAGGTGTGACAAAAAATATCAGTCTATCCAAAACAGCAGATATATTTCTTACCTTCTTTgtgaaatcaaaatcaaaaaagtGAGAGACAAGATCTTCTGTTAGAAAACGAGAGGGTGCTCGCTGCAGagccagatgggaggagctgaAGCTCCATCTCCCCCtcgctggaggtaatgggtggagatagacacctaaccacaccctaaccctaccccttaccctgTCCTAAcctaactccacccattagttcacacagaggtggagctggacctccagagagggggagctggaggccattcggctctgcagtgagcagtacttggAAAACTTGGTGAAAAACTTTCACAACTCCAAATGTTTCCAAATTCCCAATAATTGTATATTAACAGATCTTTTATAAATGAGAGCTGTAGACAACAACACTTTAGTCTCGTCTGATTTAGCATGTGTGTTTTACAATCAAGTAACTGTGTTCATGCAGTAAAAGTAGCacattgtttaaattgtaaattgttgtcATTGTACAGAAAGACCAAAAGCCAAAGTGACCATTAAACCTGCTCAACATGTATTCAGAGGAGAGACAGTCACTCTCAGATGTGACATTTATGCTGAagaaaccactagatggcactacAGCTGGTATAAAGAAGGTTCAGTCAATGTTTTCAGTGAACTACAGGAACACACATTCAGTCCTGTTAATGAGTGTGATGCAGGTAAATACTCCTGTTATGGAGTAGAGAGAGGAGGGTCTGGCAGATCACAACACAGTGATGAAGTTACACTGACAgtatcaggtgagtttgatcaactcttcacattcacacacaagtttaacatgttattaatgaGTGATTTCTCAACTTCAGTTCCCAGAGCAGTTTTAAGTGTTTCTCCACAGATGTGGTTGACTGAaggagattcagtgactctgatctgtgAGGTTAACGGCTCCTCTACAGGCTGGACATTCAGCTGGTTCACTGTAACTGCCTCATCAGGTAAgatatagggccctattttaacGATCTAAGCACATGGTCTAAAGCGCAGGGCGCAGGTGCACTTAGGGCATGTCCAAATCCTCTTTTGATAATTTAAGGACAGGAAAAATGATTAGGGACCTCTGGCGCCTGGTCTAAACGGGTTGTCCCTATTCTCTTAATGAGTCATGGGTGTGTTTTTGGTGTAACGTGCATTAAACCAGTCAGAGTCTCATCTCCCATTCCCTTTAAGATCCAGTTGCACTTGCCCCATGGATTGGTGGATTCACTATTAACACGCCAGAATTTGCTAGAACAAAGACTGAACACTTCTCCAGAGAGCAGGGTCAGCGCCAAAAGAGAGAGTATTCATGGCCGAGCCCCCTCAGCAGAGtgtatgtgcattgtgcacctgCCTTTCGGCGCATATAACATgctctttaaataacaaaaataaataaataaaatattgcgcCATTGACTTTAAACCAGGTTTCAGTTGGTCAGTGGCGTAGTCTATTTCAGATGCCTCAAAAGAGCAATGCACCAACAATGTGTCTGAACACAGCACCATTTTCAGACCAGCATGACCATGGGTGCACAAATGGGCACAAATGCATTTGCCATTTAAACAACGTAGCACAGgatgtgaaaatgaaaactgcGTTGGGCTGAAACTAGCAATAAACACTTCTGTCGTGCCTGGCGCCGCATTGCGCCCGGTGCATGATAGGGCCCTTAATGTGCAGTAACATCTGAATAAACtggttttgtaaaaaatatgagactaaaaaaatatttcatcagTCTGAACACTCTGATTATACCAACAAAggtaatttattaaattcatgTAGAAATGAATGCTCATGTCTTGAAGTAActggtcattttcattttatacagGCAACAGAAATCCTTTTAAGCTGCTCTCAGATGGCATTAGAGGAGCTAGAGGAAACTACACTGTCAGTTCTGCTGCTCTGAATCACACAGGAGTTTATGTGTGCAGAGCAGAGAGAGGAAAACCAGCCTATAACACAACCATCAGCAACACACAGTTAATATGGGTCACTGGTGAGTTCAAACTGAACCACAGAATGAGTGAAACACTCTGGAAATTTTAGAGCCTaaagtgttttgaaatgttgtctTGTCATAATGTGGCTACTTTTTAAATCGTGTCATTGGGAAAAAAGATGCTTTTGCTGTCAGTTGTAGTTCCTGCATCTACTAGCAGGGCCTAAATAGACCAAACTAACCAGCAAAACCTTGATTCCTGGGTGTAACAGAACTctgggaagcgtgtaagatccagatgcgagctttatttAACACAGCGTAGtccagacaggcagggtcgatctccaaacaaacgGTAACACGTAGGCAAGACAAAAACAAGATCCAAATAATCAGGCAGAGTCCAAATACcggtgagcagtccaaaagtgtcctctggagcagactcgtggacagacgaggcctctggagcacagtgtgtggCCCACACGCTCAAAATGGCAACAGCTaatacaggcagcacagtagatagtgggatgccTGCCGGTCTTGAGGGTGTGGACGCTATGGACATGTGGCtagggagcgtgggctctgcgtggcttgggagcgtgggctctgcatggcttgggatgtcagctgatacgtgacgaggctctggggggtcagctgatacgtgactAGGCTCTTGGAGGTCAGCTGAGACACAACGAGGCTCTGAAAGATCAGCTGAGATGTGACGTGGCTTTGGAAGGTCAGAGGGGAATGGTGAGGCTCTGGTAGGACAGCCGTGGCTTGGCGAAGGCCTGTACTAGCAGCCATGTCGTGAAGAGGTGCTTTtatgtcttgacttgactcagggaggtctgccgtgacttggcGTGACTCAGAGGGGTCTGCcgagacttgacttgactcagggaggcctgccgtgacttgacctggctcgtgaagaccagctgtgacttgacttggctcatgaaaacctgctgtaacttggcttggctcatgaagatcaactgtggcttgacttgattcggggaagacagcagcaacttgacttggctcatgaagatctgctgtaacttggcttagTTCATGGAAATAAGCTGTGGTTTGGCAtaacatagacaacccagctgtaactcgacttgactcaggaacaacagctgtaacttgacttgactcttggggaacagctgtgacttggcttgactcttggggaacaacagctgtatcttggcttgactcatggagaacagctgtatgtTGACatggctcaggaaacacagctgtcacTTGGCACTGAAAGTGCAGCCCTGACTTGACACCAAAGGATCAGCCATCACTTGATTTGCTTTGGGTGCAGCAGACATGAGATTAGATtcaaatgagatgatttttcaAACAAACGGTAACACGTAGGCAAGACAAAAACAAGATCCAAATAATCTGACAAGAGTCCAAATACcggtgagcagtccaaaagtgacaaaataaacaaggcaatggaacaaggcaaaaactatggcaatgaaacagaacaaaacaatggcaaaaacaaggcaaaactatgacaagaaccaaaactgtggaaaaataacaaaaacaaggcaatgaaatcaGAGAAAACACTTAGTAGAGTctgcacagcaaaacaatacttcacggGGCCTGTTTGGTGTAGgtctccttaaatggccaccaaacaggaagtaacccatGAAGCaacagagggagcggtaacagagagtcaatgggtgagggctccctctgctggcgtggcgttacactGGGTTagctgaaaaaattaaaaactaaaatataactatTGTGGCATAAAAGAGTTACTTACCTAAGTGGACTTGAGGGAAAATAATCAAATAggtgtaataaaaatgtataatctgACCTATTTAATAAAGAGTGTTTtcatcataaaatgtatttttaatttttatgtcattaaCCACACCTCAGTTCTAGGAGGCGCTTTAACAAAAACACAGGACACTCCATCAATATGCACATTTACAAATTTTGGATGGACCATATAAATGCGTAActaataattttacagtttaattaatATCTGCCTACCAATTATATCTTAGCAAACTAATATACAACAACGTCAGCTAACTAACTATAAATACTACTAGACATACACTGAATACGCAAAGAAGAACTGACTCCTGAGTTGAGTCTGGTTCCTTCtaaggtttttgtttgttgtcaCAGTTGTCTTTGACTTGCTTGCTGATGGCATAATGACAAATATATTAAGGCGTAATtttgtttataaagttttacaaatataaatgctCAGTGATGACTTACAGATATTAGGGCTTTAATATGTTTATGAAAACCTTTGAAACAATTTAAGTTGTGTAAAGTGTTATATCAATAAAACTGTCTTGACTTGATTTCCAAATTGTATCTGTAATTGTCTTCTCAGGTGTTTCTCCTCCTGTGTCTCTGATCATCAGTCCCAACAGAACTCAACACTTcacatctgtctctgtctctctgagcTGTGAGGACCAGAGAGACTCTACTGGATGGAGAGTGACAATATACACAGACAGATATGGGCTGGAAGATTGTTTATCAGTGTGGGGATCACAAACAGGATCTACATGTACAATCAGATCCACCACCCAATACGACACTGGAGTGTACTGGTGTGAGTCTGAATCTGGAGAGAAATATCATCCTGTTAATATCACTGTACACTGTGAGTCAttgtttctgtgtttatttatttcacaaagCTCTCGTTTAATGTTTCAGATTTACATAGTCGGATTGTGATCTCAATTCAGTCATGCACAAAATCTTATTCCTATATGATGGAAATTGCTGTCTGCTAGATTATTCAACCTTCGACTACTAAAACATTGCTCACATTTTgattttgtgatataaaaattattgatTCTCAGttcattatgaattattattattaatattatttaattttttttattattattgttgttgttgttacagtgATGAAAGATTTTTACTATATTCTTACTATTTGTCAGTTGATGTTTGCTCTGTTTCTGTAGTTGATGTGATTCTGGAGAGTCCTGTTCATCCTGTGACTGAAGGAGATACTCTGACTCTACactgtttatatcaaaatacaaCACCACCAAACCTCAGAGCTGATTTCTATAAAGATGAATCACTCATCCAGAGTCAAACTACAGAGATGATCATCTCTACTGTCTCAAAGTCACATGAGGGTTTCTACTACTGCAAACACCCAGAGAGAGGAGAGTCACCCAagagctggatctcagtcaCAGGTGAGAGTCAATGAAACTGTGAGCTGATTTATTTCTTCTTATGTCCTTGTTCAGATTTGGTGCTTGATAAAGTGATTGTGTGTCTCTTCTTCAGTGTTTCATTCAGAATCTCAGATCTCTGTTCTCCACATACTCAGTTCTGTACTGGCAGTTTCTTCATATTTGTTAGTGACAGTCGTGATGATTTTCAAATGCTGCAGGATGAGAGGTAAATGTCTGTCTgatttattgcattatattCAGTTAAATACAGTTAAAAGATGATGGTAGGtagttcataaaaacaatatttcatgtttcaatgtttcattgttttgtgtgtatttaacagtTGCATCTGTTGAAGAGCAAGAAAGTGCAATTTGATCTTAATCTGTTGTGATGGTGAGAAACTTCAGCTTCATCCTGGAATCTCTCAGTATCTCAGTTCAGACTGAACATGTTTACTTACTGTTAAAGTCACGTTTTGGGTGTGACTCCTTTTGGCATCTCACAGTTAAAGTGAACATGAACCAGCAACACAACTCTTTTGACCTCTGATTAAAGCAGGATATTCAACAAGAAAACATGTATTTCAAAGGAAGAacttgattttatccatcaAGAATTAATTGGATTGTATAGACAATACTTTTGCTGAGTGTATTTTTGTCCTGGTACTTTGGCTGGTTTGGGCCTGTCATGAACAGCTGGCTCATATACTTCATATTTTGTGTGATGGTTGGTTCACGGTAGTGacagaaattaaatttgaagtccatttccagaacaaaaaattacagatcatttactcacccccttgtcctccaagatgttcatgtctttctttcttcagtcataaagcaATTATGttttgtgaggaaaacattttaggatttttctccacataatggactgatatggtgcccagaggttgaactttcaaaatgccgtttaaatgcggcttcaaacgatcccaaatgtgattGTAAACGATACCAgctggaagaagggtcttatctagcgaaacaatcaattattttcattaaaaaaaatacaatttaaatactttttaatctcaaatactcatcttgtcttgctctgcctgaacccTGTCttttctgactcaagacagttagggtatgtcgaaaaactccaaacatattttctccctcaacttcaaaaatcatttcaaaatcatcctacatcactgcagaagtaccgacccagtctttgcaaagtgaacatgcatttttatgaaaatagcagatcattttgctagataagacccttctttctcgggtgagattgtttacaaccacatttgggatcgtttgatggttcatttaaactgcattttggaagttcaaacttggggcaccatagaagtccactatatggagaaaaatgctgaaatgttttcctcaaaaaacataatttctttacgactgaagaaagaaagacatgatcttggataacaagggagTGAGAATATGAtctaaatgtttgttctggtaGTGGACTTAACATTTCCTTTAACATTTCCATTTAGGGGTGTAATTTGCCCCCTCATGCTTCATGAGACAGTGAATGTGACAGTGACTCTCAAGGCATGTACAACAGTGTTAGCTCATgtgctgttgacatttttgttatACAGTACATGGCAATCTAAGCCTGATGATAAGAAAATtcattacatttctaaaaacaGTGTATGATATGTTGGTATAGTTTAAGTCCTAAAGCAGCCTCAAGAGGGCGCCATGAGGTAGGATGTCACCGTTCAATAGTtctgtctatttgaaaatatatctaaCTATGACCCCTCTGGAATTTCACAAATCTTGGTAAATCCTTGCTTACAATATTTATTGCCCAGCTTTCTTCCAATGTATATTATTCAACACATAACTTGGTTTTTCTTTTGGGGTATTTTTTGTAGCAAGATAAGTAACAACTGCAACAATTTACCCCATTTCAGGATACAAGCAACAGTATCCAGCAATATCCTATGACTCGTGcctatttaaaggaacatgtcTTCCCTGTTTTATTCTTCACCTGTCAtgtaataaacaaacacaaacatgtttggTGTCTACTGAGAAGCATCACAGATCAGAATCTTTGTGTAAATAATGACTTACAACTGTGAGTCAGTCCTGTTaatatataagtataaatatatatcaagaATTCCACGTACAGACATTTTGACCTCAGACTGACTCCTCAGCAGCACTGCTTTGGTCAGCCCTCCATAGCACATCACTCATCCTCCTCTCCCTCAAGAGGACACTCTGGTTCTCCGGCATGTCTAGCCCCTTGAGTTGGCTCCCCTTCTCCTGCAGATCCAAGATAAAGGCCATTAATACCTCAGGGTTTGAAGCCCTGAGTTTGACCATTTCAGCAATGACCAGTGAACTTGAGCACCCAGAGGAAACCCACACAAACACAGGGAGAACATGCAAACTCCACACAGAGAGACTTTACTGTACAGCGCGACATATATTCACTTCAGTGTCAACTCAGCGGTAGTTACACTCACGGGACACTGCGCTTATTCACAATCACGAAAGTACATTATTTGCTTTAAAGTCCTGCCGGTCGCGTGCGCTTACACCTGAAACTGCACGTACACCTGAAACGCGCACACATTAAAATACTGTTACATAGCGCCTAATTACTGAACTAAGTTATGTATCACATCTGATTACGCTACTATTGTCAAAACACACAAGCTTTACATATAAAACACTTTATAGAAGCTTAtgtctaaagtgaaagtaacTACTGAATTGAGAGAGAACAAAAAAACGGATGCCTGCCTGTATATTAGATGTGCAGCTCTTAAAGGGGCAGTACTAAACATGCTGCCGCTTGTcatcaaagggatagttcacccaaaaaaatataattctgttattatttactcacttacatgttgtcccaaacctgtattactttcttgtgctaaacacaaaatactatattttgaataatgtggACAACCAAACAGATATAAATATGTTTACGCTAATAGTAGTGTGTAGTATTTGGGGATTTATGGTATTTGGCTAATGGCATTGGCtaatttagtaatatttgtataatattgggcttattaaaataacaacattttatgtaaaattcactttaaagatgtacgtttctcatttttattcgAGGTGATATTGTTAGAAAGGGCTATAGTTTAGTAAAACATTGCTGCCATCTACTGGAAGTCGAACACTTTTCCAATCTATTTTGAAGATTAAACAGTAACGTTACTGTATGCTAGAGAAGAGTTCAAATGAATACAGTTTTGTGCTGAAATACCAGATGTAATTATTCTAgctgtttgtgtttaatttataatgtgACTTAGGCAGCACCTATATGTTATAGTTTCactggaaacaatttaaaataaggttaattttcaataacattaacaaaaataataaatactgttacagatgtattgtttattgttagttcaagttagttaatacattcactaatgttaacaaatgatacCTTATTGTAAGTGTTACTATTTCActatcatcatttttttttttttaataagaaaatgtattattggtgGAATGGGCTGTGAAGCAAGGGGCACCAGGTAAAATCTTGCCCAGGGTGGCAAATTGGCCAGGGTCGGCCCTGCCCTGCATCAGAGTCGACACAATGGCCATCGGAGTTGgactgtatatatgtgtatatgtaaatgATAGAAGTTGTCCCAGGAGGACTAAAAATCTGTACTATCAACAATCACAGAACAACACTTTGAAAATGTTGAGAAATGTGTCAAAtcgattgagaaaaa
Encoded proteins:
- the LOC127158632 gene encoding uncharacterized protein LOC127158632, whose translation is MLLMSDFSTSVPRAVLSVSPQMWLTEGDSVTLICEVNGSSTGWTFSWFTVTASSGNRNPFKLLSDGIRGARGNYTVSSAALNHTGVYVCRAERGKPAYNTTISNTQLIWVTGVSPPVSLIISPNRTQHFTSVSVSLSCEDQRDSTGWRVTIYTDRYGLEDCLSVWGSQTGSTCTIRSTTQYDTGVYWCESESGEKYHPVNITVHFDVILESPVHPVTEGDTLTLHCLYQNTTPPNLRADFYKDESLIQSQTTEMIISTVSKSHEGFYYCKHPERGESPKSWISVTVFHSESQISVLHILSSVLAVSSYLLVTVVMIFKCCRMRVASVEEQESAI